A single genomic interval of Flammeovirga agarivorans harbors:
- a CDS encoding sulfatase family protein has translation MKYYLHQIIISSIFRYLSTVFCLLLLTLPACHTTKNSVSQQAEKRPNIILFVSDDHGKDALGCYGNPVVQTPNLDQLASEGTIFNNAYCTSASCAASRSVMLTGKFGHATGSYGHTHDYHHFSTYDTVSSLPLIMEEHGYYTARIGKYHLAPEKVFHFQNVIKANQRNTVEMADKCKEVFEKEAPFFLYFCTGDPHRGQPTGPNWDDPNSFGNRKKGYKGVKEITYSPEEVLVPSFISDTQEAREELAQYYQSVSRVDTGFGLLMEHLKASGKMENTIVIYISDNGIAFPGAKTTLYEPGMNLPCIIKNPLLDHQEKENNSFISWVDLTPTILDWANINFEPKEFHGTSFTGVVDGTEKEDRDEIYASHTFHEITMYYPMRVVRHENYKLILNIASGLEYPFASDLWVSSTWQERYRSGAKYYGKRTVEDYLHHAEFELYDLEKDPDEVNNLVDSKEHQGVLVKMKKKLKDFQQDTQDPWKIFWEKDYSLQGTGLDL, from the coding sequence ATGAAATACTATCTACATCAAATAATAATATCTAGTATCTTTAGATACTTGAGTACCGTTTTCTGTTTATTATTACTTACACTACCTGCTTGTCACACTACTAAAAATAGTGTAAGTCAACAGGCTGAAAAAAGGCCTAATATAATACTGTTCGTCTCAGATGATCATGGAAAAGATGCATTGGGATGTTATGGGAATCCAGTGGTTCAAACTCCCAACTTAGATCAATTAGCCAGTGAAGGGACTATTTTTAATAACGCTTATTGTACCAGTGCTAGTTGTGCAGCGAGTAGATCGGTAATGCTTACAGGAAAATTTGGGCATGCCACAGGATCATATGGACATACGCATGATTATCATCACTTTAGTACATATGATACCGTTAGTTCTTTACCGCTAATCATGGAAGAGCATGGGTATTATACTGCTCGAATAGGCAAATATCATTTAGCACCAGAGAAGGTATTTCATTTTCAAAATGTGATTAAAGCCAATCAGAGAAATACTGTAGAGATGGCGGATAAATGTAAAGAAGTATTTGAAAAAGAAGCTCCATTTTTCTTGTACTTCTGTACAGGAGACCCACACAGAGGGCAACCAACTGGACCGAATTGGGATGATCCAAATAGTTTTGGGAATAGAAAGAAAGGGTATAAAGGCGTAAAAGAAATTACCTACTCACCTGAAGAAGTTTTAGTCCCAAGCTTTATTTCAGACACACAAGAAGCGAGAGAAGAGTTAGCACAATACTATCAGAGTGTATCAAGAGTAGATACTGGTTTTGGTTTACTTATGGAACACTTAAAAGCTTCGGGTAAAATGGAGAATACGATTGTAATTTATATTTCTGACAATGGAATTGCATTCCCTGGAGCAAAGACGACCTTATATGAGCCAGGAATGAACTTACCTTGTATTATTAAGAACCCTTTACTTGATCACCAAGAGAAGGAAAATAATAGCTTTATCTCTTGGGTCGACCTGACGCCAACGATCTTAGACTGGGCAAATATCAACTTTGAACCTAAAGAATTTCATGGTACTTCTTTTACAGGAGTAGTAGATGGAACGGAAAAGGAAGATAGAGATGAAATCTATGCTTCTCATACATTCCATGAGATTACCATGTATTACCCAATGAGAGTGGTAAGACATGAAAATTACAAATTGATTCTAAATATTGCTTCGGGCTTAGAATATCCTTTTGCATCAGACCTCTGGGTCTCTTCCACTTGGCAAGAAAGATACCGTTCGGGAGCGAAATATTATGGTAAAAGAACGGTCGAAGATTATCTGCATCATGCAGAGTTCGAATTATACGATTTAGAAAAAGATCCTGATGAAGTAAACAATCTAGTCGATAGTAAAGAGCATCAGGGAGTATTAGTGAAAATGAAGAAGAAGTTAAAAGACTTCCAGCAAGACACTCAAGATCCTTGGAAAATTTTTTGGGAGAAAGATTACAGTTTACAAGGAACAGGATTGGACTTGTAA
- a CDS encoding arylsulfatase, whose translation MKNIRNYLYSFVLLILSVGCASSSKSKSTAQQEKKPNIIYILADDLGYGDLSSYGQTKFTTPNIDALAESGLKFTQHYCGSAVCAPSRSSLMTGQHTGHTPIRGNKEIEGEGQVSLPAASFTIAELLKEEGYVTGAFGKWGLGFVNHEGDPNKQGFDEFFGYVCQAAAHRYYPEYIWHNDQKVFLEGNDWTNTVTYAPDVIQEATLDFIENNKDNTFFAYVPFILPHAELISPEDSILAKYKGKYPETAYTVDNKYTSDYGPNIQKHMYCSQEIPHAAFASMINRLDNYVGQIVAKVEELGIADETIIMFASDNGPHKAGGADPTFFNSGGNLRGIKRDLYEGGVRTPFIIKWPGKIKAGSTTDHVSAFWDILPTFADIVGKGDRFDVDGISFYPTMIGKGEQEQHPYLYWELNLKGGRQAVRLGDWKGVRYKVNNGNSSIELYNIVNDPEESTDVSKENPEVVKEIAGIMKTARTNSEMFPLFKGKQDSK comes from the coding sequence ATGAAGAACATAAGAAATTACTTGTATTCATTTGTACTGTTGATACTTAGTGTAGGGTGTGCCTCTTCATCTAAAAGTAAATCAACAGCACAACAAGAAAAGAAACCAAACATCATATATATCCTTGCAGATGATTTAGGGTATGGAGATTTAAGTAGTTATGGTCAAACAAAATTTACTACTCCCAACATTGATGCATTAGCAGAATCTGGTTTAAAGTTTACACAACACTATTGCGGTTCTGCAGTTTGTGCTCCTTCCCGATCATCTTTAATGACAGGACAACATACAGGGCACACTCCTATTCGTGGTAACAAAGAAATTGAAGGGGAAGGCCAAGTTTCATTACCTGCAGCTTCGTTTACGATTGCCGAACTATTAAAAGAAGAAGGATATGTTACTGGTGCCTTTGGTAAATGGGGACTTGGTTTTGTAAATCATGAAGGTGACCCTAATAAACAAGGATTCGATGAGTTCTTTGGGTATGTATGTCAAGCGGCTGCTCATAGATATTACCCTGAATATATCTGGCATAATGACCAAAAAGTGTTCTTAGAAGGTAATGATTGGACAAATACGGTAACTTACGCACCCGATGTTATTCAAGAAGCAACATTAGACTTTATCGAGAATAATAAAGACAATACATTTTTCGCATATGTTCCTTTTATTCTACCTCATGCAGAATTAATCTCTCCAGAAGATTCAATCTTAGCTAAATACAAGGGTAAATATCCAGAAACGGCGTATACAGTAGACAATAAATATACATCTGATTATGGTCCAAATATTCAGAAACACATGTATTGTTCACAAGAAATTCCTCATGCTGCTTTTGCTTCAATGATCAACCGATTAGATAATTATGTAGGGCAAATCGTTGCTAAAGTAGAAGAATTAGGAATTGCTGATGAGACAATAATTATGTTTGCCAGTGATAATGGGCCACATAAAGCCGGTGGAGCCGACCCTACTTTCTTTAATAGTGGTGGAAATCTAAGAGGGATCAAAAGAGATTTATATGAAGGTGGAGTACGTACACCATTTATTATTAAGTGGCCTGGTAAGATTAAAGCTGGATCAACTACTGACCATGTTTCTGCATTCTGGGATATCTTACCCACTTTCGCAGATATTGTAGGAAAAGGAGATCGTTTCGATGTGGACGGCATCTCATTTTATCCAACAATGATTGGTAAAGGAGAACAAGAACAGCACCCATACCTTTATTGGGAATTAAACCTTAAAGGCGGTCGTCAAGCTGTACGATTAGGCGATTGGAAAGGCGTTAGATACAAAGTGAATAATGGAAATTCTTCTATAGAACTTTACAATATTGTCAATGATCCAGAAGAATCTACTGATGTAAGTAAAGAGAATCCTGAAGTAGTAAAAGAAATTGCAGGCATTATGAAGACTGCTAGAACTAACTCCGAAATGTTCCCTCTATTTAAAGGGAAACAAGATTCTAAATAA
- a CDS encoding sialate O-acetylesterase — protein sequence MRFLLFTTLFALHFLSFGQDDKIYIVLFAGQSNMAGRGQYQSLSQEDKQKVEEASKYISIINGEKQPVPLSYIRADKRQTNFGPELFAGILLHEKYPDRKFFFIKEAKGGTSLYGAWNPEWSYEKAKIGEIDDKRQQMKLYSRHVETINKTLERIKSDGKTPVLMGMCWMQGEKDSRLETTATAYGENFQLLIKSYRQTFNHEKMPFIFGQINCPPRTKFPDGTEVVRQQMAHIAQNDQNIFMINTSMNKDWDDFPKRGDNVHYNTQGQKKLGTAFGDILIQNSHY from the coding sequence ATGCGATTTCTATTATTTACAACCCTATTTGCTTTACACTTTCTCTCTTTTGGTCAGGATGATAAGATCTATATCGTTTTATTTGCTGGACAATCCAATATGGCAGGGAGAGGCCAATACCAAAGTTTAAGTCAAGAAGACAAACAAAAAGTCGAAGAAGCTTCAAAATATATTTCCATCATTAATGGGGAAAAACAACCTGTTCCACTTTCTTATATAAGAGCAGATAAACGACAAACTAACTTTGGGCCTGAGCTATTTGCAGGTATCTTACTCCATGAGAAATATCCAGATCGTAAGTTCTTTTTTATCAAAGAAGCAAAAGGAGGTACTTCACTTTATGGTGCTTGGAATCCGGAATGGTCTTATGAAAAAGCAAAGATTGGAGAAATTGACGATAAACGACAACAAATGAAATTGTATTCTAGACATGTAGAAACAATCAATAAAACGTTGGAAAGAATTAAGTCTGATGGAAAAACACCTGTGCTTATGGGAATGTGTTGGATGCAAGGAGAAAAAGACTCTCGATTGGAAACCACAGCCACTGCTTATGGAGAGAATTTCCAATTATTGATAAAGAGTTATCGACAGACATTTAATCATGAGAAAATGCCTTTTATTTTCGGACAGATCAATTGCCCTCCAAGAACAAAATTTCCTGATGGCACTGAGGTTGTTCGTCAGCAAATGGCACATATTGCGCAGAATGATCAAAATATTTTTATGATAAATACATCTATGAATAAAGATTGGGATGATTTCCCTAAGAGAGGTGACAATGTACATTACAATACACAAGGCCAGAAAAAACTAGGAACTGCCTTTGGTGATATATTAATTCAGAATAGTCATTATTAA